A section of the Petrimonas sulfuriphila genome encodes:
- a CDS encoding copper-translocating P-type ATPase: MATNENQSIQKNFPVLQMTCAGCAAGVENKLKSLKGVKNAAVNFATATALVDFQPGEIDAEGIQKAVQSIGYDLVLEEENQQDLLDEIHEKNYRQLKNKTVWALILSLPVVIVGMFLMNIPYADLIMWAFATPVVLWLGRDFFITAWKQTRHRTANMDTLVALSTGTAYVFSLFNMLFPEFWQSKGLEGHVYFEAAAVIIAFILLGRLLEEKAKGSTSSALKKLMGLQPKTVTVIRDDNNQVEIAIEKLAVGEIVQVKPGEKIAVDGTVISGDSFVDESMLSGEPMSVRKVKGEKVFAGTINQKGSFRFRADKVGKETMLAHIIKMVQDAQGSKAPVQKLVDKIAGIFVPVVIGIAIITFIVWLIFGGDNALTHALMAFVTVLVIACPCALGLATPTAIMVGVGKGAEKGILIKDAESLELSQKVNAVVLDKTGTITEGKPQVTDELWMDESAKALLMALEQQSEHPLADAVVAHLENGKEILVSGFESLTGRGVKGIVNDKMYFAGNRKLMSENNIYISQELQAKSDEWGQLAKTIIWFADNKKALAVLAISDKIKETSVTAIRKMQEMGIEMYMLTGDNVATSKAIAGQTGIRHYKAEVLPQEKSEFVKELQQQEKVVAMVGDGINDSAALAQADVSIAMGQGSDIAMDVAKMTIISSDLTKIPQAIRLSRQTVQTIRQNLFWAFIYNIIGIPIAAGILYPVNGFLLNPMIAGAAMALSSVSVVTNSLRLKWKK, translated from the coding sequence ATGGCAACAAACGAAAATCAATCTATACAAAAGAATTTTCCCGTTCTACAAATGACCTGTGCCGGTTGTGCTGCAGGCGTAGAAAACAAACTCAAATCACTGAAGGGTGTGAAAAATGCTGCCGTGAATTTTGCTACAGCAACTGCACTGGTAGATTTTCAACCCGGTGAGATAGATGCTGAAGGTATTCAAAAAGCCGTTCAATCCATCGGTTACGACTTGGTTCTCGAAGAAGAAAATCAACAGGATCTGCTCGATGAAATTCATGAAAAGAATTATAGACAACTAAAAAACAAAACTGTCTGGGCATTGATATTATCCCTACCGGTTGTGATTGTAGGGATGTTTTTGATGAACATTCCATATGCTGACCTTATCATGTGGGCTTTTGCAACACCGGTGGTTTTGTGGCTGGGAAGAGATTTTTTCATTACTGCTTGGAAGCAGACCCGGCATCGTACTGCTAATATGGATACACTTGTGGCATTAAGTACGGGGACAGCGTACGTTTTCAGTCTCTTCAATATGCTTTTTCCCGAATTCTGGCAGAGCAAAGGATTGGAAGGTCATGTTTATTTTGAAGCCGCAGCGGTAATTATCGCTTTTATTTTGTTGGGGCGGCTGTTGGAAGAAAAAGCCAAAGGCAGTACTTCGTCTGCATTAAAAAAACTGATGGGTTTACAGCCGAAAACGGTCACTGTTATTCGTGACGATAATAATCAGGTTGAGATAGCTATCGAAAAGTTGGCGGTTGGTGAAATCGTGCAGGTGAAACCGGGAGAAAAAATTGCCGTGGACGGCACGGTAATTTCGGGTGACTCGTTTGTTGACGAAAGTATGTTAAGCGGAGAGCCGATGTCCGTGCGTAAGGTAAAAGGAGAAAAAGTGTTTGCCGGAACGATCAATCAAAAGGGCAGTTTCAGGTTTAGGGCCGATAAAGTAGGTAAAGAAACAATGTTGGCACACATTATTAAAATGGTGCAAGACGCACAAGGCAGCAAAGCTCCGGTACAGAAACTGGTAGACAAAATTGCAGGTATATTTGTGCCGGTAGTTATAGGAATCGCGATCATTACGTTTATCGTTTGGTTAATTTTTGGAGGAGACAATGCGCTCACACACGCGCTAATGGCTTTTGTTACTGTACTGGTTATTGCCTGTCCTTGTGCGCTGGGGCTGGCAACACCAACCGCTATTATGGTTGGGGTGGGAAAAGGTGCCGAAAAGGGTATACTGATAAAAGATGCTGAAAGTCTGGAATTGTCACAAAAAGTGAATGCCGTTGTATTGGATAAAACCGGAACCATTACCGAAGGTAAACCGCAAGTTACAGATGAACTCTGGATGGATGAGTCTGCAAAAGCCTTGCTTATGGCTTTGGAACAGCAATCAGAACATCCGCTGGCTGATGCTGTTGTTGCGCATTTGGAAAATGGTAAGGAGATTTTGGTTTCCGGCTTCGAAAGTCTTACGGGAAGAGGAGTAAAAGGTATTGTTAATGATAAAATGTATTTTGCGGGAAACCGAAAACTGATGTCGGAAAATAATATCTATATTTCGCAGGAGTTACAGGCTAAATCCGATGAGTGGGGCCAATTGGCTAAAACCATCATTTGGTTTGCCGATAACAAAAAAGCCTTGGCTGTTCTGGCAATTTCCGATAAAATTAAGGAGACATCAGTTACGGCTATCCGAAAGATGCAGGAAATGGGTATCGAAATGTATATGCTCACAGGCGATAACGTAGCAACATCCAAAGCCATCGCCGGGCAAACCGGAATCAGGCACTACAAAGCGGAGGTGTTACCGCAGGAAAAATCGGAATTTGTAAAAGAGTTGCAACAACAGGAAAAAGTTGTGGCTATGGTGGGCGACGGCATCAACGACAGCGCCGCTCTTGCACAGGCTGATGTGAGCATTGCTATGGGGCAGGGCAGCGACATTGCCATGGATGTGGCAAAAATGACCATTATTTCGTCTGATTTGACTAAAATTCCGCAGGCCATCCGATTATCCCGCCAAACCGTTCAAACTATTCGTCAGAACCTGTTCTGGGCATTTATCTATAACATTATCGGCATTCCCATTGCTGCGGGGATACTCTATCCCGTAAACGGTTTTTTGCTTAATCCGATGATTGCCGGAGCAGCCATGGCACTGAGCAGCGTGAGCGTGGTGACCAACAGTTTAAGGTTGAAGTGGAAAAAATAA
- a CDS encoding insulinase family protein, whose product MKKILLLSLVLLGITATAQQNPPQPIDPNVRKGILENGLTYYIRQNKLPENRADFYIAQKVGSMQEEDNQSGLAHFLEHMAFNGTKNYPGKDMLNYLQDNGIKFGTNINAYTSLDETVYFLTDVPTTHENLVDSVLLVLHDWSNGILLEDEELEKERGVIREEWRTGGGAQFRLWKKMLPVMYKDSKYANRLPIGSIDVINNFKPEEIRAYYKKWYRPDLQGIIVVGDFDLDNMETKVKELFNKIPAQENPATREYFPVPDNDTPIVSIATDPEATRTQLMVFYKHEPIPNEIKLSQAGLVLNYIKSAAATMINERFQEIVQKPNAPFTSAYAYDGEYFVAKTKDAWTVVGGSADDKIKDAIAAMIRETERVKRFGFTASEYERARSNILKQYENGYNNRDKERNSRYSQEYVSSFINSEPIPGIEYEYNMMNMIAPNIPVEAINQTIAQLIGDKNMVISVSGPEKEGLVYPTEDELVAAINNVKSEKIEAYVEEVSNEPLIATPPTPGKIALVEKNEALDATVWTLQNGMKVILKTTDFKDDQIVMTGSSTGGYSQYAVQDPINARMMNNIITLGGVGNFSATHLTKALAGKTASARPGVSLTTQDFNGSSSIKDFETMLQLVYLYFTAPRSDDDAFQSFIQRMETQLKNQEAEPMVAFSDAATKALYGDNPLTKRTKVEDLAGIDYKRIMEMYKQLFRNPGSFVFTFVGNIDEAKVKPVIEQYLASLPGKAVKGEFIHVPMDYLKGKSENIFQREMQNPKASVFIASTGNMERSQKNTLLMSIFDQILDIVYTEKIREDEGGTYGVYTQGGISRYPKGQSTLQIVYDTDPTKMENLNAIIHRELKSIADNGPRAEDFSKVKEYMLKQYNENLKENSYWMNVLDTNYFYGEDNHSNYLTILNSITANDVKNFVKEFLSQGNEAVVVMLPKE is encoded by the coding sequence ATGAAAAAAATTTTATTATTGTCGTTGGTGTTGCTGGGGATAACAGCAACGGCGCAACAGAATCCACCTCAGCCTATCGATCCGAATGTTCGGAAAGGCATATTGGAAAACGGGTTAACTTACTACATCCGTCAGAATAAACTACCTGAAAACCGGGCCGATTTCTACATCGCTCAAAAAGTAGGGTCAATGCAGGAAGAAGACAATCAGTCGGGACTGGCGCATTTTCTGGAGCACATGGCATTTAACGGAACAAAAAATTATCCGGGCAAGGATATGCTCAATTACCTACAAGATAACGGAATTAAATTCGGAACAAACATCAACGCATATACCTCGCTTGATGAAACCGTCTATTTTTTGACCGACGTCCCCACCACCCATGAAAACCTGGTGGACTCGGTGCTTCTCGTCCTTCACGACTGGTCGAATGGCATTTTGCTGGAAGACGAAGAGTTGGAAAAAGAACGCGGTGTTATTCGTGAAGAATGGCGTACCGGCGGCGGGGCACAATTCCGGTTGTGGAAAAAGATGCTTCCCGTAATGTATAAAGACAGCAAATACGCCAATCGCTTGCCTATTGGGAGTATTGATGTTATCAACAACTTCAAGCCCGAAGAAATCCGCGCGTACTACAAAAAGTGGTACCGCCCCGATTTACAGGGAATCATCGTTGTGGGTGATTTCGACCTCGACAATATGGAAACCAAAGTAAAGGAACTTTTCAACAAGATACCGGCTCAGGAAAATCCCGCTACCCGCGAATATTTTCCTGTCCCCGATAACGATACGCCCATCGTTTCCATTGCCACCGACCCGGAAGCGACACGTACACAACTGATGGTTTTTTACAAACACGAACCCATACCCAACGAGATTAAACTGTCGCAGGCCGGCCTGGTTTTAAATTACATCAAATCAGCAGCTGCCACCATGATCAACGAGCGTTTTCAGGAGATAGTCCAAAAACCGAATGCTCCGTTCACCTCTGCTTACGCTTACGACGGTGAATATTTTGTAGCCAAGACCAAAGATGCATGGACGGTTGTTGGAGGTTCTGCGGATGACAAGATCAAAGACGCAATTGCCGCCATGATTCGCGAAACGGAACGTGTGAAACGCTTCGGTTTCACCGCTTCGGAATATGAACGTGCCCGTTCCAATATCCTGAAACAATACGAAAACGGATATAACAACCGCGATAAAGAGAGGAACAGCCGCTATTCACAAGAGTACGTAAGTAGCTTCATCAACAGCGAACCTATCCCCGGTATTGAGTACGAGTACAACATGATGAACATGATAGCTCCCAACATTCCGGTTGAGGCTATCAACCAAACTATCGCGCAGCTTATCGGCGATAAAAACATGGTCATCTCTGTATCAGGTCCTGAAAAGGAAGGGTTGGTTTATCCAACGGAGGACGAACTTGTTGCGGCAATCAACAACGTGAAGAGTGAAAAGATTGAAGCCTACGTAGAAGAAGTATCCAACGAACCGCTTATCGCGACGCCTCCCACACCCGGAAAGATCGCACTAGTGGAAAAAAATGAAGCGCTGGACGCAACGGTCTGGACGCTTCAGAATGGCATGAAAGTAATCCTGAAAACTACCGATTTTAAGGACGACCAGATTGTCATGACCGGATCCAGTACCGGCGGATATTCACAATATGCCGTACAGGATCCGATCAACGCAAGAATGATGAACAACATCATCACGCTGGGGGGGGTAGGTAATTTCAGTGCCACTCATCTGACAAAAGCGCTTGCCGGAAAAACGGCATCGGCCCGGCCAGGTGTTTCGCTTACCACACAAGATTTCAACGGTTCGTCTTCCATAAAGGATTTTGAGACCATGCTTCAACTGGTATATCTCTATTTCACAGCTCCCCGAAGCGACGACGATGCCTTCCAATCGTTTATTCAACGCATGGAAACACAGTTAAAAAATCAGGAAGCCGAACCGATGGTGGCCTTCAGTGATGCAGCGACGAAAGCTCTTTATGGCGACAATCCGCTGACAAAACGCACCAAAGTGGAGGACTTGGCAGGGATAGATTACAAACGCATCATGGAAATGTACAAACAACTGTTCCGTAATCCCGGCAGTTTTGTTTTCACGTTTGTCGGTAATATCGATGAGGCAAAGGTGAAACCTGTTATCGAGCAATACCTCGCTTCGCTTCCGGGAAAAGCCGTGAAAGGTGAATTTATCCATGTACCGATGGATTACCTGAAAGGAAAGTCGGAAAACATCTTCCAACGTGAAATGCAAAATCCCAAAGCATCGGTATTCATTGCTTCCACAGGAAACATGGAACGCAGCCAGAAGAATACCCTGCTGATGAGTATTTTTGACCAGATTCTTGACATCGTTTACACCGAAAAAATCCGTGAAGATGAAGGAGGAACTTATGGCGTTTATACACAAGGCGGCATTTCACGCTATCCGAAGGGTCAAAGTACATTGCAGATTGTTTACGATACGGACCCGACCAAAATGGAAAACCTGAATGCCATCATCCATCGCGAACTGAAATCAATAGCCGACAACGGTCCCCGCGCCGAGGATTTCAGCAAAGTGAAAGAATATATGTTGAAGCAGTACAACGAAAACCTGAAGGAAAACAGTTACTGGATGAACGTGCTCGACACCAACTATTTTTATGGAGAAGACAATCACTCCAATTATTTAACGATATTGAATTCCATTACAGCAAACGACGTGAAAAACTTTGTGAAAGAATTCCTGTCGCAAGGCAACGAGGCTGTCGTGGTGATGTTACCGAAGGAATAA
- a CDS encoding DUF4292 domain-containing protein: protein MNFRKQIIIFLLGITVVILGLHSCKSKKQIVAAAPVEEKVNVDLFTDILNNQFSFKTFSSKLNLNLSSGTKSLSSKASLRIVKDKAIQLSVQPLFGVEMLRLYADRDSLVLLDRMNKRYVKESIEDVKRMYPVGFDYKTLQSLLTNQVFVSGQTDVIYSDYDKFSTDQLSDMHYLLKSVDKKSGIEYSFTIDGNDRIALTHLIEPKDHYSMNWRYDDFVMESHKAFPRKMDVALASTRRKVNVGLEFSGITLDEDFDLQVSVPGSYTRATLSDIVKILTNN, encoded by the coding sequence ATGAATTTCAGAAAACAGATCATTATCTTTCTGCTTGGCATAACTGTTGTTATTCTGGGATTGCATTCGTGCAAATCCAAAAAGCAAATTGTTGCCGCTGCTCCTGTCGAAGAGAAAGTGAATGTCGATTTGTTTACCGATATTTTAAACAATCAGTTCAGTTTCAAGACGTTTTCATCGAAACTCAACCTTAATCTTTCATCGGGAACAAAGTCGCTGAGTTCCAAAGCTAGCCTCCGGATAGTGAAAGACAAGGCCATCCAACTCTCTGTCCAACCGTTGTTCGGCGTGGAGATGCTGCGCTTGTATGCTGACAGGGACAGCCTTGTGCTGTTGGACAGGATGAACAAACGTTATGTAAAAGAGTCCATCGAGGATGTTAAAAGAATGTATCCTGTGGGGTTTGATTATAAGACGTTGCAATCGCTTTTAACCAATCAAGTGTTTGTTTCGGGACAAACGGACGTTATTTATTCCGATTACGATAAGTTTTCAACCGACCAACTCTCCGATATGCATTACCTGTTGAAGTCAGTTGACAAGAAATCGGGCATCGAGTATAGCTTTACCATCGATGGCAACGACCGCATCGCATTAACGCATTTGATAGAACCGAAAGATCATTATTCGATGAACTGGAGGTACGATGATTTTGTTATGGAATCCCATAAGGCTTTCCCTCGCAAGATGGATGTTGCGTTGGCTTCAACCAGGCGAAAAGTAAATGTTGGACTGGAGTTTTCAGGCATCACACTTGATGAGGATTTCGATCTTCAGGTCTCGGTTCCAGGGAGTTATACGCGGGCGACCCTTTCGGATATTGTTAAAATCCTGACAAACAATTGA
- a CDS encoding nucleoside permease — translation MNIKIRLIVMNFLQYAIWGAWLISLGAYLGGGLKFTGVQIGSFFATMGIASLFMPGVMGVIADRWIPAQKLLGISHLIAGFFLFLAAPQTEYAPLYTYVLLSVMFYMPTIALSNSVAYTSLTSCGLETVKSFPPIRVWGTVGFIVSMIAVDLIRIDGFQLSKTSYQLYFSAILSLVLGIYAFTLPNCPVNKESENRSLIDKLGLRAFALFKHRQMAVFFLFSMCLGIALQITNAFANDYLTNYFGNIPKFSGTFGVEHANILISLSQMSETLCILLIPFFLKRYGIKTVMLISMFAWVLRFGLLGAGDPGGGVWMLILSMLIYGVAFDFFNISGSLYVEKVTRPAIRSSAQGVFMIMTNGFGAFIGSYAAGKVVDLVGWPNSWYVFAGYSLLVAFLFMVFFQYKHESETGRQGDLATGKEDGDGVILN, via the coding sequence ATGAACATAAAAATCAGACTCATCGTGATGAACTTTCTCCAATACGCCATTTGGGGAGCGTGGCTAATTTCGTTAGGTGCATATCTTGGTGGTGGATTGAAGTTTACGGGTGTGCAAATCGGGAGTTTTTTTGCCACTATGGGTATTGCATCGCTTTTTATGCCTGGTGTAATGGGTGTGATTGCCGACCGATGGATCCCGGCACAAAAATTACTCGGTATTTCTCATCTGATTGCCGGTTTTTTCCTTTTTTTGGCTGCACCGCAAACGGAGTATGCTCCATTATATACCTATGTTTTGCTGTCGGTTATGTTTTATATGCCCACTATTGCATTATCTAATTCAGTGGCATACACATCGTTGACCTCTTGTGGATTGGAAACGGTGAAGTCGTTCCCGCCTATTCGTGTTTGGGGAACTGTGGGTTTTATAGTATCGATGATTGCTGTGGATTTAATTCGCATAGATGGCTTTCAATTATCCAAAACATCGTATCAGCTTTATTTTTCAGCAATACTCTCGCTTGTGCTTGGAATTTACGCCTTTACGCTTCCCAATTGTCCTGTAAACAAAGAATCTGAAAATAGGTCTTTGATCGATAAACTGGGATTACGTGCTTTTGCACTTTTCAAGCACCGACAGATGGCAGTTTTCTTCCTGTTTTCCATGTGTTTGGGTATCGCGTTGCAGATCACCAATGCTTTTGCCAACGATTATCTTACCAATTATTTCGGCAACATTCCCAAATTTTCAGGAACTTTCGGAGTGGAACATGCCAATATTCTCATCTCACTTTCGCAAATGTCTGAAACTTTGTGCATCTTGCTTATCCCATTCTTTTTGAAACGTTACGGCATTAAAACCGTTATGCTGATAAGTATGTTTGCCTGGGTGTTGAGATTTGGATTATTGGGAGCCGGTGATCCCGGAGGTGGTGTTTGGATGCTGATTCTTTCTATGCTGATTTATGGGGTGGCATTCGATTTTTTCAATATTTCGGGCTCACTGTATGTTGAAAAAGTTACGCGGCCTGCCATCCGATCGAGTGCTCAGGGAGTTTTTATGATTATGACCAACGGTTTCGGAGCTTTCATCGGTTCATATGCTGCAGGAAAGGTGGTTGATTTGGTCGGTTGGCCGAACTCGTGGTATGTTTTTGCCGGGTATTCACTATTGGTAGCATTTTTGTTCATGGTTTTCTTTCAATACAAACACGAAAGTGAGACAGGGCGACAGGGTGACTTGGCGACAGGGAAAGAGGATGGTGATGGTGTGATTCTAAACTAA
- a CDS encoding tetratricopeptide repeat protein, with protein MNYNKYISGIIVSLVLFPVSLFSQVEGLILDETSRRKFDYFFYEAVNAKTLGKYAESFDLLQHCYSMDSTNASVLIELGAYYSSLEEKNKALDFFRRAVKQDPANYYYNMILAGLSKELDLKEEVIEIYNYLLKTYPEKVELYFELANVYGDNGELDKAIQSLDSLQKYTGVSDAITLNKFRLYNMMDKKDRAFEEIQSVIDKNPDNIRYKLLMGDLYLQDNQADKALDYYQQVKQIAPDEPSLILSMVNYYEKTNNKPAAVEELQKAITSSKMEVETKLQLLARYITLLRQSQQDIKTANPLFQSMFEQHPNNTRINMMYGDVLLLQEDKKGAMEQFEIYTKDNPADPAGYEQMLRIVLPDTQALEKVVEITLTGIEHIPTAPQFYFYLGLAKFQQKKYGEALSIYEQGLANAEFQSPVIESDFYGQIGDIHHFLKNNDTAFENYEKALKLNPQNLPVLNNYSYYLSLERKSLDKAEQMSGITIKAEPTNPTYLDTYGWILFEQGAYTMAKIYIEKAIEYGKEDLTAEVLEHYGDVLAVTGEKEKAVEQWKKAKELGSGSKTLNKKIKRKEYIKE; from the coding sequence ATGAATTACAACAAATACATAAGCGGTATCATCGTTTCTCTTGTGCTTTTTCCGGTAAGCCTTTTTTCGCAGGTAGAAGGATTGATCCTGGATGAGACAAGCCGGCGGAAGTTTGATTACTTTTTTTATGAGGCGGTCAACGCCAAGACCCTGGGTAAATATGCCGAATCTTTCGATTTGCTTCAACACTGTTATTCCATGGATTCCACTAACGCCAGCGTGCTGATAGAATTGGGTGCTTACTACAGTTCCCTGGAGGAGAAAAACAAGGCGTTGGATTTTTTTCGTAGAGCAGTGAAACAGGATCCGGCCAACTATTACTACAACATGATTCTTGCCGGATTGAGCAAAGAGCTAGACCTGAAAGAAGAGGTCATAGAAATTTACAACTATTTACTGAAAACGTATCCCGAAAAAGTAGAACTCTACTTTGAGCTTGCCAATGTATATGGCGATAACGGAGAACTCGACAAGGCCATTCAGTCGCTCGACTCGCTGCAAAAATATACCGGAGTTTCGGATGCCATAACGCTCAATAAGTTCCGATTGTACAACATGATGGATAAAAAGGATCGGGCGTTTGAAGAAATCCAGTCGGTTATTGACAAAAACCCCGATAATATCCGCTACAAACTTCTTATGGGCGATTTGTATTTACAGGATAATCAGGCAGATAAAGCATTGGACTATTACCAGCAGGTAAAGCAGATTGCTCCGGATGAGCCTTCGTTAATTCTCTCCATGGTGAATTATTACGAAAAAACCAACAATAAACCGGCTGCTGTAGAGGAATTGCAAAAAGCCATCACGAGCAGTAAGATGGAGGTGGAGACAAAACTACAACTGTTGGCCCGTTACATTACTTTATTACGCCAGAGTCAGCAGGATATTAAAACGGCCAATCCGCTTTTTCAATCGATGTTTGAGCAGCATCCCAACAATACCCGCATCAACATGATGTACGGTGATGTGTTGTTGTTGCAGGAAGATAAAAAAGGAGCGATGGAGCAGTTTGAAATTTACACCAAAGACAATCCAGCCGATCCTGCCGGATACGAGCAAATGCTTCGCATCGTTTTACCGGACACCCAGGCGCTTGAAAAAGTGGTCGAAATTACCCTGACTGGAATTGAGCATATTCCGACTGCCCCGCAGTTCTACTTTTACCTGGGACTGGCTAAGTTTCAACAAAAAAAATACGGGGAAGCATTGAGTATCTACGAACAGGGCCTGGCGAATGCCGAATTTCAAAGTCCGGTGATCGAGTCGGACTTTTACGGGCAGATCGGAGACATCCACCATTTCCTGAAAAACAACGATACCGCTTTCGAAAATTATGAAAAAGCCCTAAAGCTGAATCCGCAGAACCTGCCGGTACTTAATAATTACAGCTATTATTTATCGCTGGAGCGGAAAAGTCTGGATAAAGCAGAACAGATGAGCGGAATAACCATCAAGGCTGAGCCTACAAACCCCACCTACTTGGATACTTACGGATGGATTCTGTTTGAACAGGGTGCCTATACGATGGCGAAAATATATATAGAGAAGGCGATTGAATATGGGAAGGAAGATCTTACGGCAGAAGTTCTTGAGCATTATGGCGATGTGCTTGCCGTAACGGGTGAAAAGGAAAAAGCCGTGGAACAATGGAAAAAAGCCAAAGAGTTGGGAAGCGGTTCCAAAACATTGAATAAAAAAATTAAAAGAAAAGAATACATAAAAGAATGA
- a CDS encoding helix-turn-helix transcriptional regulator has protein sequence MVVHNEMEKLGFNPKDVVLGEVLLEEELSDEQKEKVRAAIEPLGFELIDDRKSRIIEKIKNVIIDLVHRKNSHLQTNLSDMLSEELNHDYSYLSNLFSEVEGTTIEKYFIAQKIEKVKELLVYDELSLSEIAYRLNYSSVAYLSNQFKRVTGLTPGHFKQIREIKRKPLDEV, from the coding sequence ATGGTAGTTCACAACGAAATGGAAAAATTGGGTTTCAACCCGAAAGACGTTGTGTTGGGTGAAGTTTTGCTTGAAGAAGAATTGTCTGACGAGCAGAAAGAGAAAGTTCGTGCAGCAATTGAACCGTTGGGTTTTGAACTGATCGATGACCGGAAAAGCCGTATTATTGAGAAAATAAAAAATGTTATTATCGATTTGGTGCATCGCAAAAACAGTCATCTGCAGACAAATCTTTCCGACATGTTGAGTGAAGAACTTAATCACGATTACAGCTACCTGTCCAATCTTTTCTCTGAAGTGGAAGGCACCACCATCGAAAAATATTTTATCGCACAAAAAATCGAAAAGGTAAAAGAATTGCTGGTTTACGACGAACTATCACTCAGTGAGATCGCTTATCGACTCAATTATTCAAGTGTTGCTTACCTGAGCAATCAGTTTAAAAGAGTGACAGGCCTTACCCCCGGCCATTTTAAACAAATTAGAGAAATAAAAAGGAAACCGCTCGACGAAGTGTAA
- a CDS encoding peptidoglycan DD-metalloendopeptidase family protein produces the protein MRRVFTIGLFLTLASTLFSQTPQIDQLQKQQKMLLEEIKSTNKLFLDVKKETTTLLQRINLINKQIASRKEMMTLQNQEIAALEREQLRLESEINRLGESLKQKQESYAKAVRVMQASRSRQNELFFVLSGKSLGESLRRMQYLRDYSKWRKSQAEEIKQQNVQLSARKDELAKARTGKQAALDALKAEQLRLQEEEHVRQSEMTEARGKQRELQRMLQDKQQQARKLDAQIEKLIAEEVARQEREAEARRLAAEAERKRKAEEVAARVRREAEKGRKTEELARKEPDKTEDVKPAVKQPEPKIESATTADETFNLSKNFVSNRGNLPMPVTGTASIVGSFGQRKHSEWNVTTNSNGIDIQAQQGANIRAVFEGEVSKVFSVPGYNTCVIVRHGDYYTFYGNIYDLFVKSGDKLKSGQSLGRIYTDPDTGVATMHFQLWQKTTKLNPAPWLKR, from the coding sequence ATGAGGAGAGTTTTTACGATAGGATTGTTTCTGACGCTTGCGAGTACTCTTTTCTCGCAAACTCCGCAAATCGATCAGCTCCAGAAGCAACAGAAGATGTTGTTGGAAGAGATCAAAAGCACCAACAAACTCTTCCTCGATGTAAAAAAAGAAACCACTACCCTCCTTCAGCGCATTAACCTTATAAACAAACAGATTGCTTCCCGGAAAGAGATGATGACACTGCAAAACCAGGAAATTGCAGCGTTGGAGAGGGAGCAATTGCGGTTAGAATCGGAAATAAATCGGCTGGGTGAATCGTTAAAACAGAAACAGGAGAGCTACGCAAAAGCTGTTCGTGTGATGCAGGCCAGCCGAAGTAGGCAGAACGAGTTGTTTTTTGTCCTTTCCGGAAAATCGTTGGGTGAATCGTTGCGCAGGATGCAATACCTGCGTGATTATTCTAAATGGCGCAAAAGTCAGGCCGAAGAGATCAAGCAACAAAATGTACAGTTAAGCGCTCGAAAAGATGAGCTTGCCAAAGCCCGGACCGGCAAACAGGCTGCGCTGGATGCCTTGAAAGCGGAACAGCTCCGGTTGCAGGAAGAAGAACACGTCCGTCAGTCTGAAATGACCGAAGCGCGAGGAAAACAAAGGGAGTTGCAGAGGATGCTCCAGGATAAGCAGCAGCAAGCCCGAAAACTAGATGCCCAGATCGAAAAGTTGATTGCTGAAGAGGTTGCCCGTCAGGAAAGGGAAGCTGAAGCCCGTCGTTTGGCGGCTGAAGCCGAGAGAAAACGAAAGGCCGAAGAGGTTGCTGCCCGTGTGCGCCGAGAAGCAGAGAAAGGAAGAAAAACCGAGGAACTGGCTAGAAAAGAACCGGATAAAACCGAGGACGTAAAACCTGCCGTCAAGCAACCTGAACCGAAAATAGAATCGGCAACAACAGCTGACGAAACGTTCAATCTTTCTAAGAATTTTGTGTCTAATCGCGGAAATCTGCCTATGCCTGTTACTGGAACGGCATCCATTGTGGGAAGTTTCGGACAGCGAAAACACAGCGAATGGAACGTTACCACCAATAGTAATGGTATTGATATTCAGGCGCAACAAGGCGCCAATATCCGTGCGGTGTTTGAGGGTGAGGTCTCGAAAGTGTTCTCCGTTCCCGGTTACAACACCTGTGTGATTGTCCGTCACGGAGATTATTACACATTTTATGGCAATATTTACGATCTGTTTGTAAAATCGGGCGATAAACTAAAGTCTGGTCAGTCACTGGGCAGAATTTATACCGATCCGGACACCGGTGTAGCAACCATGCATTTTCAGTTGTGGCAAAAAACCACCAAGCTAAATCCGGCGCCGTGGCTGAAACGATAG